The proteins below are encoded in one region of Catenulispora sp. GP43:
- a CDS encoding MarC family protein, with protein sequence MFDSKLFLEAYITLFVIMDPPGTLPIFLALTNGRSKAERTKAAWQAALVAFCVICVFALFGQQILDYLGVTLPALQGSGGLLLLLIALELLTGRSEEPSHSNEAVNVALVPLGTPLLAGPGAIVAVMVFAKRTDHHWSGILAVGVAIVAIHITLWLTMRFSVQVIRVIKDSGVTLVTRIAGLLLSAIAVQMVADSVRAFIKAG encoded by the coding sequence GTGTTCGACAGCAAGCTCTTTCTCGAGGCGTACATCACGCTGTTCGTCATCATGGACCCGCCGGGGACCCTGCCGATCTTCCTGGCGCTGACCAACGGCCGCAGCAAGGCCGAGCGCACGAAGGCCGCGTGGCAGGCGGCGCTGGTGGCGTTCTGCGTCATCTGCGTGTTCGCGCTGTTCGGCCAGCAGATCCTGGACTACCTCGGCGTGACGCTGCCGGCGCTGCAGGGCTCCGGCGGGCTGCTGCTCCTGCTGATCGCGCTGGAGCTGCTGACCGGCCGCAGCGAGGAGCCCTCGCACTCCAACGAGGCGGTCAACGTCGCGCTGGTGCCGCTGGGCACCCCGCTGCTGGCCGGCCCCGGCGCGATCGTGGCGGTGATGGTGTTCGCCAAGCGCACCGACCACCACTGGTCCGGCATCCTCGCCGTCGGCGTGGCGATCGTGGCGATCCACATCACGCTGTGGCTCACGATGCGCTTCTCCGTTCAGGTGATCCGGGTCATCAAGGACTCCGGCGTGACCCTGGTGACGCGCATCGCCGGTCTGCTGCTGTCCGCGATCGCGGTGCAGATGGTGGCCGATTCGGTGCGGGCGTTCATCAAGGCCGGATGA
- a CDS encoding MarR family winged helix-turn-helix transcriptional regulator, with the protein MTVFARRARAFAGRLHPELTLVSYTLLAHLEDSGGCLAKDLAVRYGLDKSTVSRQVQALERLGFLERRPAPDDHRAQMLHLTPAGAGILAQVTESRYAAVAERLTGWDDDEIARFAELLIRYNAGPETSGDDAITQEYSDTDITETVH; encoded by the coding sequence ATGACGGTGTTCGCGCGGCGCGCGCGAGCCTTCGCCGGGCGGCTGCACCCGGAGCTGACCCTGGTGTCGTACACGCTGCTGGCGCACCTCGAGGACTCCGGCGGCTGTCTGGCCAAGGACCTGGCGGTGCGCTACGGCCTGGACAAGTCGACGGTCAGCCGCCAGGTGCAGGCGCTGGAGCGCCTCGGGTTCCTGGAGCGCCGGCCCGCGCCGGACGACCACCGCGCGCAGATGCTGCATCTGACGCCGGCCGGCGCCGGGATCCTGGCGCAGGTGACCGAGAGCCGGTACGCCGCCGTCGCCGAGCGGCTGACGGGCTGGGACGACGACGAGATCGCTCGGTTCGCCGAGCTTTTGATCCGCTACAACGCGGGTCCGGAGACGTCCGGTGACGATGCGATCACCCAGGAGTATTCCGACACTGACATCACCGAAACAGTGCACTGA
- a CDS encoding helicase-associated domain-containing protein — protein sequence MTRANRGPAAGGASQGSDTSGPAAAATSAPRRRSLADELRSWPVERLANLLAARPDLAVPPPASIAALAERASQRASVALAMDRLDAFTLQVLQALAVSPEPVTAASTTELLGLSVLDEVADAIADLRDAALLWGPDEALRPLVNAREALGENPVGLGPPLASALNNSSPAGMQGFLHRLGLPATPDPVSAVGSISALAADPPRMRAVLDSAPSGVEAVLEKLVWGPPFGRINQPSAEDEAVAPAPDAAPDAGGSPLEWLLARGILGRWTDDTVVLPREIAFFLRRHVFGTGLHRDLASDPPPVPVVQHDARTADAAAGAAAIAVPRRVEELLDAWASGPPGVLRSGGAGIRDLRRTAALLDAPEEEAAFLAELAYAAGLVAADLASGFWLPTPAYDRWLDLPPERRWAELAAAWLVSDRAAGRVGSPDERNRQVAPLSAEVASWAVTELRRDLLGELDRLPPGATTPLPALVDRLFWERPRRSGPAMRQLVDWTLREAVWLGLVAPVRGGAGILAAHGRALLLGRPREALAAALGRALPEPVRHVLIQGDLTAIAPGPLAPEVAREMALIADIESSGAATVYRFTTASVRRAFDAGRGAADLHAFLAEHSLHEIPQALSYLVDDVARRHGRVRVGSAVSYVRADNDAALTEMLADRRIGGLGLRRIAPGVAVSELPPEELLEGLRTNGYAPMGENEDGSGAPVVVATSRARRATSFHPYAVQRQALPGSAAVVGLAQELAAGG from the coding sequence GTGACGCGCGCCAATCGGGGTCCGGCGGCCGGCGGGGCGTCTCAGGGTTCGGACACCTCGGGTCCGGCGGCGGCCGCGACGTCGGCCCCGCGCAGGCGTTCGCTCGCGGACGAACTGCGGTCCTGGCCGGTGGAGCGGCTGGCGAATCTGCTGGCGGCGCGCCCGGATCTGGCGGTGCCGCCGCCGGCGTCGATCGCGGCCCTGGCCGAGCGGGCCTCGCAGCGCGCGTCCGTGGCGCTGGCGATGGACCGACTTGATGCATTCACCTTGCAAGTGCTCCAAGCGCTCGCGGTGTCCCCGGAGCCGGTGACCGCGGCCTCGACCACCGAGTTGCTCGGGCTGTCGGTGCTGGACGAGGTCGCCGACGCCATCGCGGACCTGCGCGACGCGGCGCTGCTGTGGGGACCGGACGAAGCCCTGCGGCCGCTCGTCAATGCGCGCGAGGCGTTGGGGGAGAACCCCGTCGGCCTCGGTCCGCCGCTGGCGTCGGCGCTGAACAACTCCTCCCCGGCCGGGATGCAGGGATTCCTGCACCGCCTCGGCCTGCCCGCGACGCCGGATCCGGTGAGCGCGGTCGGCTCGATCTCCGCGCTGGCCGCCGATCCGCCGAGGATGCGTGCGGTGCTGGACTCCGCGCCGTCCGGAGTGGAAGCCGTGCTGGAGAAACTGGTGTGGGGGCCGCCGTTCGGCCGGATCAACCAGCCCTCCGCCGAGGACGAGGCAGTGGCACCGGCCCCCGACGCGGCCCCCGACGCCGGCGGATCCCCTCTGGAATGGCTCCTGGCCCGCGGCATCCTCGGCCGCTGGACCGACGACACCGTCGTGCTGCCCCGCGAGATCGCCTTCTTCCTGCGGCGCCACGTCTTCGGCACCGGCCTGCACCGCGACCTGGCCTCCGATCCGCCGCCGGTCCCCGTGGTCCAGCACGACGCCCGCACCGCCGACGCCGCCGCCGGCGCCGCGGCGATCGCCGTGCCCCGGCGCGTCGAGGAACTGCTCGACGCCTGGGCCTCCGGCCCGCCCGGCGTCCTGCGCTCCGGCGGCGCCGGCATCAGGGATCTGCGGCGCACCGCGGCGCTGCTGGACGCGCCCGAGGAGGAGGCCGCCTTCCTGGCCGAGCTGGCCTACGCCGCCGGCCTCGTGGCCGCCGACCTGGCCTCCGGCTTCTGGCTGCCGACCCCGGCCTACGACCGCTGGCTGGACCTGCCGCCGGAGCGCCGCTGGGCCGAGTTGGCGGCGGCGTGGCTGGTCTCGGACCGGGCCGCGGGCCGGGTCGGGTCGCCGGACGAGCGGAACCGGCAGGTGGCCCCGCTGTCGGCGGAGGTCGCGTCCTGGGCCGTGACCGAACTGCGCCGGGACCTGCTCGGCGAGCTCGACCGGCTGCCGCCCGGCGCCACCACCCCGCTGCCGGCCCTGGTGGACCGGCTGTTCTGGGAGCGCCCGCGGCGCAGCGGCCCGGCGATGCGGCAGCTGGTGGACTGGACGCTGCGCGAGGCGGTCTGGCTCGGCCTGGTCGCCCCGGTGCGCGGCGGCGCCGGGATCCTGGCCGCCCACGGCCGGGCCCTGCTGCTGGGCCGGCCGCGCGAGGCGCTGGCCGCGGCGCTGGGCCGGGCGCTGCCCGAACCGGTGCGGCATGTGCTGATCCAGGGCGACCTGACCGCGATCGCCCCCGGCCCGCTGGCCCCCGAGGTGGCCCGGGAGATGGCGCTGATCGCCGACATCGAGTCCTCCGGCGCCGCGACCGTCTACCGGTTCACCACCGCCTCGGTCCGCCGCGCCTTCGACGCCGGGCGCGGCGCCGCCGATCTGCACGCCTTCCTGGCCGAGCACTCGCTGCACGAGATCCCGCAGGCCCTGAGCTATCTGGTCGACGACGTCGCGCGCCGCCACGGCCGGGTCCGCGTCGGCTCGGCGGTCTCCTACGTCCGCGCCGACAACGACGCCGCGCTGACCGAGATGCTGGCCGACCGGCGCATCGGCGGCCTGGGCCTGCGCCGGATCGCGCCCGGCGTCGCGGTCTCCGAGCTGCCGCCGGAGGAGCTGCTCGAGGGGCTGCGGACCAACGGCTACGCCCCGATGGGCGAGAACGAGGACGGCAGCGGCGCGCCGGTGGTGGTCGCGACCTCCCGGGCGCGGCGGGCGACCTCTTTCCATCCGTACGCGGTGCAGCGGCAGGCACTGCCGGGGTCGGCGGCGGTGGTCGGGCTGGCGCAGGAGCTGGCGGCCGGGGGCTAG
- a CDS encoding sucrase ferredoxin, which translates to MSVCESALGGCAALCRALRRPMGDTAPPRAKAWLAVEHPGPWPAFGWPPDLPAGVAEVLTAAPAYAVRPQLIRRPDRDGRAVTGDRAVFVAGGPLGARWLERRVTGDLDDIAKLDLKALADGGPPGFGALLRERILLVCTHGKRDVCCARYGAPVARELAARGLPVWETTHVGGDQFAANMVCLPDGTYHGRLDRLSAAEVALGALRGEVSAAHFRGRAGVSRT; encoded by the coding sequence GTGTCCGTCTGCGAATCCGCTCTCGGTGGCTGCGCCGCCCTGTGCCGGGCCCTGCGCCGGCCGATGGGGGACACCGCGCCGCCGCGGGCCAAAGCGTGGCTCGCGGTGGAGCACCCCGGGCCGTGGCCGGCCTTCGGGTGGCCGCCGGACCTGCCCGCCGGGGTGGCCGAGGTGCTGACCGCCGCGCCGGCCTACGCCGTACGTCCGCAGCTGATCCGGAGACCGGACCGTGACGGGCGCGCCGTGACCGGGGACCGGGCGGTCTTCGTCGCCGGCGGACCGCTCGGCGCGCGCTGGCTGGAACGGCGGGTCACCGGGGACCTCGACGACATCGCGAAGCTCGATCTGAAGGCGCTGGCCGACGGCGGTCCGCCCGGGTTCGGCGCGCTGCTGCGCGAGCGGATCCTGCTGGTGTGCACGCACGGCAAGCGCGACGTCTGCTGCGCCCGCTACGGCGCCCCGGTCGCCCGGGAACTGGCCGCGCGCGGGCTGCCGGTCTGGGAGACCACGCACGTGGGCGGCGACCAGTTCGCGGCGAACATGGTGTGCCTGCCCGACGGCACGTACCACGGCCGTCTGGACCGCCTGTCCGCCGCCGAGGTCGCCCTCGGCGCGCTGCGCGGCGAGGTGTCCGCCGCGCACTTCCGGGGCCGGGCCGGGGTCAGCCGGACTTAG
- a CDS encoding TetR/AcrR family transcriptional regulator — MTATATTATSATADEPQGNPRKRRAILDAAGTVFLREGFARAGIDAIAAEAKVSKQTVYNHFGDKERLFMAMTDDVQDRTVADVMALMDRDFPDASQLAGPEDLRAALLQLTGAWVRVVHTGPLVALRKLVDSESEHHPDLQQRWFTNGPGRTMPRLNKLLSALARAGLLDVPPEVLAVPDLLAHQLTSTAGSEVRRIPPEADFEAEFERRIAQGVDFFLRAYAPR; from the coding sequence ATGACCGCGACCGCCACGACCGCCACGTCCGCGACCGCCGACGAGCCCCAGGGCAACCCGAGGAAGCGCCGGGCGATCCTGGACGCCGCCGGCACGGTGTTCCTGCGCGAGGGCTTCGCCCGCGCCGGCATCGACGCGATCGCGGCCGAGGCGAAGGTCTCGAAGCAAACCGTCTACAACCACTTCGGCGACAAAGAGCGCCTGTTCATGGCGATGACCGACGACGTGCAGGACCGCACCGTCGCGGATGTCATGGCGCTGATGGACCGCGACTTCCCGGACGCCTCACAGCTCGCCGGCCCCGAGGACCTGCGCGCCGCCCTGCTCCAGCTGACCGGGGCCTGGGTCCGCGTCGTCCACACCGGGCCGCTGGTGGCCCTGCGCAAGCTGGTCGACTCCGAATCCGAGCACCATCCCGACCTCCAGCAGCGCTGGTTCACCAACGGCCCCGGCCGCACCATGCCACGCCTGAACAAGCTGCTGTCCGCCCTGGCCCGGGCCGGACTGCTCGACGTGCCCCCCGAGGTCCTGGCCGTCCCGGACCTGCTGGCGCACCAGCTGACCTCGACGGCCGGATCGGAGGTGCGCCGGATCCCGCCGGAGGCGGACTTCGAGGCGGAGTTCGAGCGACGGATCGCCCAGGGAGTGGACTTCTTCCTGCGGGCCTACGCGCCGCGCTGA
- a CDS encoding dihydrofolate reductase family protein: protein MTATYTFDVFSSLDGFGAAGGDWTGYWGKQGPELLEHRLGLYTGEQRMVFGAATYRLFTQMLAASTEDSDVRDPWVTRMVELPATVVSSTLTGPLDWPDATLENGDAVEVVARLKKESDVPLRSHGSLSMNRALMAAGLVDRVQVSVFPVITGRTGLEPVFGGAADFDLELLEHRTLDGRVQELVYRPTLHG from the coding sequence ATGACCGCCACCTACACGTTCGACGTCTTCTCCAGCCTCGACGGCTTCGGCGCCGCCGGCGGCGACTGGACCGGCTACTGGGGCAAGCAGGGCCCGGAACTGCTGGAGCACCGGCTGGGTCTGTACACCGGGGAGCAGCGGATGGTCTTCGGAGCCGCCACGTACCGGCTGTTCACGCAGATGCTCGCGGCGAGTACCGAGGACTCCGATGTCCGCGATCCCTGGGTGACCCGGATGGTGGAGCTGCCGGCGACGGTCGTGTCGAGCACCCTGACCGGGCCCCTGGACTGGCCGGACGCGACGCTCGAGAACGGCGACGCCGTCGAGGTCGTCGCCCGGCTCAAGAAGGAGTCCGACGTGCCGCTGCGCTCGCACGGCAGCCTGTCGATGAACCGGGCGCTGATGGCCGCCGGGCTGGTCGACCGGGTCCAGGTGTCGGTCTTCCCGGTGATCACCGGCCGGACCGGGCTGGAACCGGTCTTCGGCGGCGCGGCCGACTTCGACCTGGAGCTGCTCGAGCACCGCACGCTCGACGGCCGCGTCCAGGAGCTCGTCTACCGGCCCACGCTGCACGGCTGA
- a CDS encoding MDR family MFS transporter produces the protein MNAQPAGDRLPREYLKIGIALVLGAAMAMLDATVIAVATRTLAERFGSPLSTVAWVSTAYLLTMSVVVPLAGWSMERFGGRRVWLLGVTAFLAGSVLCGAAWSIPSLIAFRVLQALGGGLIQPVGQALLGRNVGPRHMARVMAVMSVPLALLPVLGPAVGGLLLAEWGWRWIFFINVPIGLLAIVLVRLWVPASAPAAGSAGGPAAAARFDVRGFALISPGLAALVYGCSAAGDHGGFASPAAWGPVLGGLALVTAFVVYSLRTRIKPLVDLRLFRDRAFAVAMLNAALMGATLFGAMFLLPLYFQQAHGFSPLRAGLVLAPQGLGTAISTFAAGRLTNRTGPRVLVMTGTAVATAATLPFALVGAHTSAAALAAPLLLRGLGLGLVMAPLIAAGYSTLRQESIPQATTTFNILNRVGGSIGTAVLAVILVRGLAGGAPTPAGVASAYGATFWWALACTAVTLVTAAFLPGAKGMQAALAAAAARQGSEAGAGSGRAVADSGRPGKPGRPGKAAEPAESAEPVSA, from the coding sequence ATGAACGCTCAGCCAGCCGGCGACCGGCTGCCCCGCGAGTACCTGAAGATCGGCATCGCCCTGGTCCTGGGTGCCGCCATGGCGATGCTCGACGCGACCGTGATCGCCGTCGCGACCCGCACCCTGGCGGAGCGGTTCGGCTCGCCGCTGTCCACCGTGGCCTGGGTGTCCACGGCCTACCTGCTCACCATGTCCGTGGTGGTGCCGCTGGCCGGCTGGAGCATGGAGCGCTTCGGCGGGCGCCGGGTGTGGCTGCTCGGGGTGACCGCCTTCCTGGCCGGCTCGGTGCTGTGCGGCGCGGCGTGGTCGATCCCGAGCCTGATCGCCTTCCGGGTGCTGCAGGCGCTCGGCGGCGGCCTGATCCAGCCGGTCGGGCAGGCGCTGCTGGGCCGCAACGTCGGCCCGCGGCACATGGCCCGGGTGATGGCGGTGATGTCGGTGCCGCTGGCGCTGCTCCCGGTGCTGGGACCGGCGGTCGGCGGGCTGCTGCTGGCCGAGTGGGGGTGGCGGTGGATCTTCTTCATCAACGTGCCGATCGGTCTGCTCGCGATCGTGCTGGTGCGGCTCTGGGTCCCGGCCTCGGCCCCGGCTGCCGGATCGGCCGGCGGACCGGCTGCCGCCGCGCGGTTCGACGTCCGCGGCTTCGCCCTGATCTCCCCGGGACTGGCGGCACTGGTCTACGGCTGCTCGGCGGCCGGCGACCACGGCGGCTTCGCCTCGCCGGCCGCGTGGGGCCCGGTGCTCGGCGGGCTGGCGCTGGTGACGGCGTTCGTGGTCTACAGCCTGCGCACCAGGATCAAGCCGCTGGTCGACCTGCGTCTGTTCCGCGACAGGGCGTTCGCGGTCGCGATGCTCAACGCGGCCCTGATGGGCGCGACACTGTTCGGCGCGATGTTCCTGCTCCCGCTGTACTTCCAGCAGGCGCACGGCTTCTCACCGCTGCGCGCCGGCCTGGTGCTGGCGCCGCAGGGACTCGGGACGGCGATCTCGACCTTCGCCGCCGGCCGGCTGACCAACCGCACCGGACCACGCGTCCTGGTGATGACCGGCACCGCCGTGGCGACGGCCGCGACCCTGCCCTTCGCCCTGGTCGGCGCGCACACCTCGGCGGCCGCCCTGGCCGCGCCGCTGCTGCTGCGCGGACTGGGACTCGGCCTGGTGATGGCCCCGCTGATCGCCGCCGGCTACAGCACCCTGCGGCAGGAGTCGATCCCGCAGGCCACGACGACCTTCAACATCCTGAACCGGGTCGGCGGCTCGATCGGGACCGCGGTGCTGGCCGTGATCCTGGTGCGGGGGCTGGCCGGCGGGGCGCCGACGCCGGCGGGCGTCGCTTCCGCTTACGGCGCCACGTTCTGGTGGGCGCTGGCGTGCACGGCGGTGACGTTGGTGACGGCGGCCTTCCTGCCCGGGGCGAAGGGGATGCAGGCGGCGCTGGCCGCGGCCGCGGCACGGCAGGGTTCGGAGGCGGGAGCGGGCTCGGGCCGGGCGGTCGCCGATTCCGGCAGGCCCGGCAAGCCCGGCAGGCCCGGTAAGGCTGCCGAGCCGGCCGAATCCGCCGAACCTGTCAGCGCCTAA
- a CDS encoding HAD family hydrolase translates to MIGTPLTVGFDLDMTLIDSRPGVHATMTELSRRTGVAIDADAVVTRLGPPLEEELAYWFPQERIAAAGDEYRALYPEFAIAPTPALPGAAEAFATIRERGGRVMVVTAKYGPNAALHLEHLGLVPDVLVGWHWGPKKGEALREHGAGVYVGDHIGDILGARAAGAVAVSVATGPVSAADLAAAGADAVLADLRGFPAWLDGYLAA, encoded by the coding sequence ATGATCGGCACTCCTTTGACCGTGGGCTTCGACCTTGACATGACCCTGATCGACTCGCGGCCGGGCGTGCACGCCACGATGACCGAGCTGTCCCGGCGCACCGGCGTGGCCATCGACGCCGACGCCGTGGTCACCCGCCTCGGGCCGCCGCTGGAGGAGGAGCTGGCGTACTGGTTCCCGCAGGAGCGCATCGCCGCCGCCGGGGACGAGTACCGGGCGCTGTACCCGGAGTTCGCGATCGCGCCGACGCCGGCGCTGCCCGGCGCCGCCGAGGCGTTCGCGACGATCCGCGAGCGCGGCGGGCGGGTCATGGTCGTCACCGCCAAGTACGGCCCCAACGCCGCGCTGCACCTGGAGCACCTCGGGCTGGTCCCGGACGTCCTCGTGGGCTGGCACTGGGGCCCGAAGAAGGGCGAGGCGCTGCGCGAGCACGGCGCCGGGGTCTACGTCGGCGACCACATCGGCGACATCCTCGGCGCGCGGGCGGCCGGCGCGGTGGCCGTCTCGGTCGCCACCGGGCCGGTCAGCGCCGCCGACCTGGCCGCCGCCGGGGCCGACGCGGTGCTGGCCGACCTGCGTGGTTTCCCCGCTTGGCTCGACGGGTATCTGGCCGCCTGA
- a CDS encoding cold-shock protein, translating into MPTGKIKWYDTEKGFGFITRDDGPDVFMHSSALPAGAAELKSGQRVEFGVAAGKRGDTAIGVRLLETRPSVEAAVAARDRKPAEEMVVIVEDVMKLLDGMSETFRRGKYPDKATSRKLAGVLRAVADQLES; encoded by the coding sequence GTGCCTACCGGCAAGATCAAGTGGTACGACACCGAAAAGGGTTTCGGCTTCATCACCCGCGACGACGGGCCCGACGTGTTCATGCACTCCTCCGCTCTGCCCGCGGGCGCGGCGGAGCTCAAGAGCGGCCAGCGGGTCGAGTTCGGGGTGGCCGCCGGCAAGCGCGGCGACACCGCGATAGGCGTGCGGCTGCTGGAGACCCGGCCGAGCGTGGAGGCCGCGGTCGCGGCCCGCGACCGCAAGCCGGCCGAGGAGATGGTGGTCATCGTCGAGGACGTGATGAAGCTGCTCGACGGCATGTCCGAGACCTTCCGCCGGGGCAAGTACCCGGACAAGGCCACCTCACGCAAGCTCGCCGGGGTGCTGCGCGCGGTCGCCGACCAGCTGGAGAGCTGA
- a CDS encoding PLP-dependent aspartate aminotransferase family protein has product MSADRNIDRVTGTAAVHAGRTVTNPTPPIDLSATYHLPGVDAGGESYAALVAGAPPTVEGGLVYQRMWNPTTAGFERALAELEGLPEAVSFATGMAAITACLLAATATAAAEGKRHIVALRPIYGGTDGLLTKGTLGTEVTWVDGPADIAPALAARPDTALVVVETPANPTARLLDLDAVAAACGEVPYLVDSTFATPVLQQPARHGATLVVHSATKYLGGHSDVLGGVVATTPEWAARLRDIRIQTGGLLHPLAGYLLHRGLQTLPLRVKRSSETAGTVAAWLASHPAVERVHYPGLPGGDPDGLIGPDKQMLLPGAMMSFEMRGGYDAAAAVAENVRLILHAASLGGAESLITHPASLSHRNVAPDARPDAGLLRFSVGLEDADDLIEDLEAAFAKI; this is encoded by the coding sequence ATGAGCGCTGATCGGAACATAGACCGGGTAACCGGCACAGCAGCCGTCCACGCGGGGCGAACCGTCACGAACCCGACGCCGCCGATCGACCTGTCGGCGACCTACCACCTGCCCGGCGTCGACGCCGGCGGCGAGAGCTACGCCGCGCTCGTCGCCGGGGCCCCGCCCACCGTCGAGGGCGGCCTGGTCTACCAGCGGATGTGGAACCCCACGACCGCCGGGTTCGAGCGCGCGCTGGCCGAGCTGGAGGGCCTGCCCGAGGCGGTGTCCTTCGCCACCGGGATGGCCGCGATCACCGCCTGCCTGCTGGCCGCGACGGCCACCGCGGCCGCCGAGGGCAAGCGGCACATCGTGGCGCTGCGGCCGATCTACGGCGGCACCGACGGCCTGCTCACCAAGGGCACGCTGGGCACCGAGGTCACCTGGGTGGACGGCCCGGCGGACATCGCCCCGGCGCTGGCCGCCCGCCCGGACACCGCGCTGGTGGTGGTCGAGACCCCGGCCAACCCGACCGCGCGGCTGCTGGACCTCGACGCGGTCGCCGCGGCCTGCGGCGAGGTGCCGTACCTGGTGGACTCCACGTTCGCGACCCCGGTCCTGCAGCAGCCGGCCCGGCACGGCGCGACGCTGGTCGTGCACAGCGCCACCAAGTACCTCGGCGGGCACTCCGACGTCCTCGGCGGCGTGGTCGCGACCACCCCGGAGTGGGCCGCGCGGCTGCGGGACATCCGCATCCAGACCGGCGGCCTGCTGCACCCCCTGGCCGGCTACCTGCTGCACCGGGGCCTGCAGACGCTGCCGCTGCGCGTGAAGCGCTCCTCGGAGACGGCCGGGACGGTCGCCGCCTGGCTGGCCTCGCACCCGGCCGTGGAGCGCGTCCACTACCCCGGCCTGCCCGGCGGCGACCCGGACGGCCTGATCGGCCCGGACAAGCAGATGCTGCTGCCCGGCGCGATGATGTCGTTCGAGATGCGCGGCGGCTACGACGCGGCGGCCGCGGTCGCCGAGAACGTGCGGCTGATCCTGCACGCGGCCTCGCTCGGCGGCGCCGAGTCGCTGATCACCCACCCCGCGTCTCTGAGCCACCGCAACGTCGCCCCCGACGCCCGGCCGGACGCCGGCCTGCTGCGGTTCTCGGTGGGGCTGGAGGACGCCGATGATCTCATCGAAGACCTCGAAGCCGCGTTCGCGAAGATCTAG